The window ATTCGGAACGTGGAATTACAAAGGTCGTTATATTGATGGAATTTTCAGTGAAAACAGTTTCGGAATGGAACTAGTTATAACACCAACTTACCTTTTAAATAAGTATTACTATGATTTTAATAATACTCCGGTGTATGGCTATGTTCATATTTGCGAACCATTGGATATATTGTACCCTCAAGACACTCTTTTTTCCCAATGCAGACATTATTACAACAATGTGAGTAAATATAATGGCAAATACATGTACCACAACAAATCTACAAATACCTTCCAAGATGTTCTTGATACGGTATTTTTCTCGGAAAATTTTTGGGTAACCACAACAAACAAGGATGTAACAATATTCATAAATAACAACCTTATACAAGTTTCTTACGACATAACCTTGTATAAGGAAAGAACCGAAGCAAGAACAACCGTTTTGTTCAAAGACAATCAATGTACTTTAATCTTCAATAGAGCAGATAACATAGATAAAGAACGCTGCGAAGAACTAACAATTGATGGAGAAACATCCGACATTTTTGACTATTCAAACAATGAAGAGTATCAAAATTGTCTTAAAAGTTTTCAATTAAACTAGATTTATTAAATTGATTTTTGACTTAATTGAAAATATTCGCCGTCATGGTTTCAAGCGCCTACTGCTTGCAGTTTCGGGCGGTTTGGATTCCATTTGCCTCGCGCATTATTTCATTGCAAATCGCGAAGCGCTCGATATCGAATGGTTGGGAATTGCCCATGTGCATCACGGGCTGCGGGTCGGAACGGCCGACAGAGACGCCGCTTTTGTCGAAGCATTTGCAAGCAAATACAAGATTCCGTTTTTCTTGAAGCGTTTGGATGGCGACACGCTTAAAGCGGCCGAGGGTTCGCTTGAAGAAAACGCAAGGGATGCAAGGTACAAAGCGCTGGTCGAGATTGTTGATGAAATTGGAGATTCCCGCCTGCGCGGGAATGACAAAAGCAGCGACCCCATTCCACACAGCTCTATCGCCATCGTCACGGCGCACCATGCAAACGATCAAGCGGAAACGATGTTCATGCGACTCAAGCGCGGAACGACGCTTGCAGGGTTACGAGGGATTCAAGAAGTTCGCATTCTAAGCAATAGCCAGGGCGTTGCGGGGCTGGCGCCTGAAGCCCCGCTAGAATGGGTGATGGAAGACCGTGCAACGGGCTGCAATCAGGGGGAGACCTCCCCCACGCATCGCTTCGAGAATGACAAAGCAGAAACAAACTGTCTACCGTCTACTTCCTACTTCCTACTAAGAATCTTCCGGCCATTCCTGAATGTGACTCGCACGGAATTGCTCGAATACGCAAGAAAGAACAAATTAACTTGGTGCGAGGACGAAAGTAATGCGGATGTGAAATTTGCTCGCAACAAAATTAGACACGAGTTTTTGCCGAATCTGGAAAGTGAATGCCCCGGAGCAATCAAACAGCTTTGCCGCATTGCAGAACTTGCCGACAAGGCGTATGAAAAAGTGACGAGGAAATGCGACATACTTTTCGCGACATGCTTGAATAAACGTATGGATTCCCTCCCTTCGGTCGAGAATGACGCGATCCAGGATGACAACGCCCACTCCTCATACCTCAAAGAGAGCGAAGCGACCGACCCCACACCCCATACCACAATCTCGCTGGACAAGAAAAAGCTCAACAGGGTGCTCCGCGCACACGCCGATGCTGACCTTTCGGAGATGTTCCGGTTATGGCTTTCGGAAAAGGGTTTTCGGTTCCCGATTGGATTTTTCTATGGCCCGAAAGAGCCTGCTCATGTGAAAATTCCGGTCCATGCCGTTTACCGCAGGCGTTCCATCGTCAAAATACGCCATACGGTCTGGATTTGCGAGTTCGAGGACGCGCTATCCGCTGCAAAATTTGTATTTTGCGAAAAGAAATAAAAGGATTATAATGAATAAACCTCAAAAGCCAACAGCACCGTTTAAGAACAAGAATTTTATCATCGTTCTCATCATGCTCCTCATGCTTTTCGTCATGTTCCCCATGACCGGGAAAGAATCCAACAAGGATATTACCCGCACCGAATTTTTAGCATTGATGGGAGATTCCACCAAGGTTATCACGGAGCTTACGCTTCAGAAAACTCCTGACGGCGTGATTATCGAGGGCGCTTACGAGATGTCCCCAGATGAAATAGCCATAGCCCAAAAGAACCAGAGCACTCTTGCGAGATTCACACGCGCAAGCAGCGACATGAAACACAAGCATTTCAAAAGCCACATGCTCGAAGTTTCGAACGAACAGATTTCGGCATGGGAAACGTTCAAAGGAGTCAAGGTCAAGGTCATTCACGAATCGACTACTTGGATTGATACGCTCATTGCATTTTTGCCCGCTATTTTGCTGATTGCTTTCTTCTACATCATGATGAGCCGTCAGATGGGCGGTGGCGGTAAGAGCCCGTTCTCGTTTGGCAAGAGCCAGGTGCGTCAGCTGAACTCGCAAAAAAAGACGACGTTCAACGATGTTGCCGGCTGCGACGAAGCGAAGCAGGACTTACAGGAACTCGTCGAATTTTTGAAGGACCCGAAGAAATACGATGCTTTGGGCGGTCGCATTCCAAAGGGTGCGCTCCTTGTTGGCCCTCCGGGCACGGGTAAGACTCTCCTCGCCCGCGCTGTCGCTGGCGAAGCTGGTGTGCCGTTCTTTAGCATGTCCGGTTCGGACTTTGTGGAAATGTTCGTTGGCGTGGGCGCAAGCCGCGTACGTGACTTGTTTGAAACAGGCAAGAAAAACGCTCCGTGCATTTTGTTCATCGACGAAATCGATGCCGTGGGGCGCCAGCGTGGTGCTGGTCTCGGGGGCGGTCACGACGAACGCGAACAGACTTTGAACCAGTTGCTTGTTGAAATGGACGGTTTTACCGCTAACGAAGGCGTGATTTTGATTGCCGCCACGAACCGTCCGGATGTGCTCGACAAGGCACTTTTGCGTCCGGGCCGTTTTGACCGTCAGATTGTGGTGGGGCTCCCCGACCTCAAGGGCCGCGAAGAAATTTTGAAGGTGCACTTGAAAAAACGCAAGGTGCCTCTTGCTCCGGATGTTGACGTGAAGGCTGTTGCCAAGGGAACGCCTGGACTTGCCGGTGCGGACCTCGAAAACTTGGTGAACGAAGCAGCGCTCCTTGCCGCAAGGTTCAACAACAAGAAAGTGACGATGCTCGACTTCGAAGAAGCACGCGACAAACTCAGCATGGGTGCTGAACGCCGCACGCTCCTGATGACTGACGAAGAAAAGCGCCACACCGCCTATCACGAAGCGGGCCACGCCCTCATGACCTTGCTTTGCAAGCATTCGGATCCGCTCCACAAGATTACGATTATCCCGCGCGGACGCGCTCTCGGCGTGACCATGAGTTTGCCCGAACGCGACCAGGTGAGCTACAGCCGCGAATACGCCGAAGAACGCATCATGATTATGATGTCTGGCCGCCTCGCCGAACTCATCTTCTTCAACCACCAGAGCACCGGTGCTTCGAACGATATCCAGCGCGCGACAGAGCTTGCCCGCAAGATGGTCACGGAATGGGGCTTCGACGAAGAAATCGGACCTGTCTGCTACAGCCGCGCCGATGGCGAAGTGTTCCTAGGTCGAGAGATTAGCAAGCCGAAGGAAATGTCCGAAATGATGGCCGAAAAAATCGACAACGCCATCAACGGCCTAATCAAGCGCATGGACGCTGCGGCTCGCAAGCTCCTTGAAGAAAACAAGGACAAACTTATCGACCTCGCCGAAGCGTTGTTTGAATTTGAAGTGCTCGACCGCGAAGAAATCGACAGGGTCATGGCTGGCGAAAAGCTCACCGGAACAAAGAAGAGCCGCCAGTACCAGGCTATGGAAGAACTTGCAAAGAAGCGCGAAGAAGAAAACACTCCACCACCTGATCCGGGTGACCAGCCGCCGGTCGCACCGATTGCCGACGTACAGCCCACCCCCGTCGCAGGTAATGAAACTGCAACAAACTCCGTCAAAGAAACCGAACAACAGTAACCGCCATTATGCTTAGCTCTATTCTTGAATCCACTCGTGCAATCTCTTGGAAAATTGGAAACGACATTATTCCAGCTTCGAGAATGCCGCTTGTCATGGGTATCGTGAACGTTACCCCGGACAGTTTTTTCGATGGAGGCAAGCATAATACCCCCGAAGCCGCTTACGAACATGCGATTTCGCTTGTCGAACAAGGTGCCGTAATTCTCGATATCGGCGGCGAAAGCAGCCGTCCGGGAAGCGTCCCCGTGAGCGAACAAGAAGAAATCGACCGCGTGTGTCCGGTTGTCGAAGCGCTGGCGCAAACGGCAACGATTTCCGAAGATCTGGACAATCCCGGTTTTAGAAAATTCTACATCTCGGTCGATACGGTCAAGGCGAAAGTCGCCGAAGAATGTATGCGCCTTGGAGCGCATATCATCAACGACATTAGCGCCTGCACGATGGACCCGAACATGATCGACACGGTCGCCCGCACCAAGGCAAGCGTGGTGCTGAACCACATGCGCGGAAGCTTTGGCAAAATGCAGCAGGACTTCAAGCCGTACACGAATGTCGTGAGCGAAGTTCAAGAAGAACTTTTGGCGCAAGTACAAAAGCTCTTGGATGCAGGAGTCGAACGTGAACGCATATGCATCGACCCAGGAATCGGTTTCGGGAAAACGGTTCAAGACAACATAGACTTGATGAAGTCCGTTGAGGTTATGCTCAAGGACGGTTACCCCGTCTTGATTGGCACATCGAGAAAGTCCTACATTGGCAAGATGCCGGGGCTCGAAACAAGCGATAGGCTTATCCCGACGGTGACCGCAGGCATTGTAGCCGCCCTCGGCGGTGCAAGCGTTCTCCGCGTGCACGATGTCCGCGAAGCAAAAGAATCACTTTTATATTTGGAGGCTTTGAAGTCCCATGACGCTGTTTAAGTTATTCGGCATCATTGATGTCCGCATGGCTGACATTCTGGACGTTCTCCTCATATCAGTCATTCTGTACTACATCTTTTTGCTGTTCCGCGGAACGCGTGCAGCACAGATGATTTTCGGTGGCTTTTTGCTCATTCTTGCATGGCTCATTGCGCAATGGTGGGAACTCCACACGCTCGTGTGGATGCTCAGTAACCTCGCCACGCTCGGTATTATTGCCATCGTGATTTTGTTCCAGCCCGAAATTCGAAGCGCACTTACCCGAATCGGCCAGAGCGTGAGCAAGGTGGACTTGCGCAACATTCTCTTCCACGCCAGCGGCCTCGATGACATTTCCCAAAAAATTTGCACCGCAGTCCAAGACCTCGCCAAGACAAAAACAGGCGCACTCATCGTGCTCGAAAAACGCGTTGGCCTCAAGAACTACGCCGACACAGGTGAACTCCTGAACGCCCGCATCAGCTCCAGACTTTTACGCGCACTCTTCTTCCCGAACTCCGCTTTGCACGATGGCGCCGTGATCCTCAACTGCAAAGAAATTGTCGCCGCCGGTTGCATTTTGCCGATGCCGACCGGTAACGCCGAAGGTGATGCCGGTTACGGTATGCGCCACCGCGCCGCAAAAGCACTCGCCGCCGAAAGTGACGCCCTCATCATCATCGTCTCCGAAGAAACAGGTAAAATTTCGACCGCTTACAGAAACAACCTGAGACGCGGCCTCACCCCGAAGGAACTCAAGGCGGAAATATTCCGCCACTGGCATGACCTCTTCAACGAAGTCATCGACGAAGAACCAAGTGAAACTGAAAACGAAGCTGTAGAAAATTAAGATCTAGGAAAGTTATGGCAAACAACACCAATACCCCCAATAACTCTGCAAAAAAACAAAACAAGAAAAACGGGAAACGCAATCTCGTCATCTTGATTTTAATGTTCCTTTTACTTGTCTGCTTGTTCGTTGTACAATGCCAACTCAACAAGGTGAAGCAACAAGCTCTTGAAGAACAAAAGCTTGCGGAACTCGCATTGCGCCAAAAAGAAATTCTCGACAGTCTCCGTGCAGAACAAGCTAAAGCCGACAGTTTGAAAGCTCTCAAAGACGCCCGAATCGCAGACAGTTTACGCCTTGCCGATAGCCTCCGCCTTGCAGATTCACTCGCCAACTTGCCAAAAACGCCGGCAATCAACAAGGATAGCCTCAAGCATGTGCGCGACAGCATCCGAGCCGAAAGAAAGGCCCGCAGGGATAGCATTGACGCCTTAGCAAAAATCGAAAAAGCAAAGCAGGATTCTTTGAACAAATTGCGCGCAGCCGATAGCCTCCGCAATTCAGATAAAGTTCCGCCTACCGCCGAAATCACACCACCCGCCGGTCGCTACTACTCCCCCATCAAGCTCAAAGTCAAGTGCGACGAGATCAAGTGCAAGACATTCGTCTCTATCGGCGATACGCTCAAACCACAAGACGCAAGTAAGGGCATCGAATACAACAAGACGGGTTCCGTATTCTTCTTTGCTGAAGATTCCGTCGGTAACCGCAGCGCTTGGGAAGAAGCCAAATACGACATGGCTAGCGATAACGTCTGTGGCAAAAACGCCTACCCCGTCCCAGTCGGCGGAAAAACAGTTTGCGTTGATGCCTACGAATACCCGAACCAGCCGGATGCATCGCCCAAGGACATGGTAAGCCAAGAAGAAGCCGCTCGCATTTGCAAGAACGAAGGCAAACACCTTTGCACAATCGAAGAATGGCAAGCCGCCTGCCGTGGCAAAGACGGATTCAAGTACTCTTACGGCAATAGCTACAAGCAAAGCAAATGCAACACCAACACCAAATCGGCCAAAAGAAGCGGCCGCAAAACGCAGTGCCGCAGTTGGTGGGGCATGAACGATATGAATGGCAACCTTTGGGAATGGACAAGCTCTACAAGC is drawn from Fibrobacter succinogenes and contains these coding sequences:
- the ftsH gene encoding ATP-dependent zinc metalloprotease FtsH; its protein translation is MNKPQKPTAPFKNKNFIIVLIMLLMLFVMFPMTGKESNKDITRTEFLALMGDSTKVITELTLQKTPDGVIIEGAYEMSPDEIAIAQKNQSTLARFTRASSDMKHKHFKSHMLEVSNEQISAWETFKGVKVKVIHESTTWIDTLIAFLPAILLIAFFYIMMSRQMGGGGKSPFSFGKSQVRQLNSQKKTTFNDVAGCDEAKQDLQELVEFLKDPKKYDALGGRIPKGALLVGPPGTGKTLLARAVAGEAGVPFFSMSGSDFVEMFVGVGASRVRDLFETGKKNAPCILFIDEIDAVGRQRGAGLGGGHDEREQTLNQLLVEMDGFTANEGVILIAATNRPDVLDKALLRPGRFDRQIVVGLPDLKGREEILKVHLKKRKVPLAPDVDVKAVAKGTPGLAGADLENLVNEAALLAARFNNKKVTMLDFEEARDKLSMGAERRTLLMTDEEKRHTAYHEAGHALMTLLCKHSDPLHKITIIPRGRALGVTMSLPERDQVSYSREYAEERIMIMMSGRLAELIFFNHQSTGASNDIQRATELARKMVTEWGFDEEIGPVCYSRADGEVFLGREISKPKEMSEMMAEKIDNAINGLIKRMDAAARKLLEENKDKLIDLAEALFEFEVLDREEIDRVMAGEKLTGTKKSRQYQAMEELAKKREEENTPPPDPGDQPPVAPIADVQPTPVAGNETATNSVKETEQQ
- the tilS gene encoding tRNA lysidine(34) synthetase TilS gives rise to the protein MIFDLIENIRRHGFKRLLLAVSGGLDSICLAHYFIANREALDIEWLGIAHVHHGLRVGTADRDAAFVEAFASKYKIPFFLKRLDGDTLKAAEGSLEENARDARYKALVEIVDEIGDSRLRGNDKSSDPIPHSSIAIVTAHHANDQAETMFMRLKRGTTLAGLRGIQEVRILSNSQGVAGLAPEAPLEWVMEDRATGCNQGETSPTHRFENDKAETNCLPSTSYFLLRIFRPFLNVTRTELLEYARKNKLTWCEDESNADVKFARNKIRHEFLPNLESECPGAIKQLCRIAELADKAYEKVTRKCDILFATCLNKRMDSLPSVENDAIQDDNAHSSYLKESEATDPTPHTTISLDKKKLNRVLRAHADADLSEMFRLWLSEKGFRFPIGFFYGPKEPAHVKIPVHAVYRRRSIVKIRHTVWICEFEDALSAAKFVFCEKK
- the folP gene encoding dihydropteroate synthase, whose product is MLSSILESTRAISWKIGNDIIPASRMPLVMGIVNVTPDSFFDGGKHNTPEAAYEHAISLVEQGAVILDIGGESSRPGSVPVSEQEEIDRVCPVVEALAQTATISEDLDNPGFRKFYISVDTVKAKVAEECMRLGAHIINDISACTMDPNMIDTVARTKASVVLNHMRGSFGKMQQDFKPYTNVVSEVQEELLAQVQKLLDAGVERERICIDPGIGFGKTVQDNIDLMKSVEVMLKDGYPVLIGTSRKSYIGKMPGLETSDRLIPTVTAGIVAALGGASVLRVHDVREAKESLLYLEALKSHDAV
- the cdaA gene encoding diadenylate cyclase CdaA — protein: MTLFKLFGIIDVRMADILDVLLISVILYYIFLLFRGTRAAQMIFGGFLLILAWLIAQWWELHTLVWMLSNLATLGIIAIVILFQPEIRSALTRIGQSVSKVDLRNILFHASGLDDISQKICTAVQDLAKTKTGALIVLEKRVGLKNYADTGELLNARISSRLLRALFFPNSALHDGAVILNCKEIVAAGCILPMPTGNAEGDAGYGMRHRAAKALAAESDALIIIVSEETGKISTAYRNNLRRGLTPKELKAEIFRHWHDLFNEVIDEEPSETENEAVEN
- a CDS encoding SUMF1/EgtB/PvdO family nonheme iron enzyme, encoding MANNTNTPNNSAKKQNKKNGKRNLVILILMFLLLVCLFVVQCQLNKVKQQALEEQKLAELALRQKEILDSLRAEQAKADSLKALKDARIADSLRLADSLRLADSLANLPKTPAINKDSLKHVRDSIRAERKARRDSIDALAKIEKAKQDSLNKLRAADSLRNSDKVPPTAEITPPAGRYYSPIKLKVKCDEIKCKTFVSIGDTLKPQDASKGIEYNKTGSVFFFAEDSVGNRSAWEEAKYDMASDNVCGKNAYPVPVGGKTVCVDAYEYPNQPDASPKDMVSQEEAARICKNEGKHLCTIEEWQAACRGKDGFKYSYGNSYKQSKCNTNTKSAKRSGRKTQCRSWWGMNDMNGNLWEWTSSTSKQHPDKFLVAGGAWNTNNESSCSESKFSFYPQNQYPSVGFRCCK